A section of the Cololabis saira isolate AMF1-May2022 chromosome 16, fColSai1.1, whole genome shotgun sequence genome encodes:
- the LOC133461963 gene encoding tryptophan--tRNA ligase, cytoplasmic, whose translation MPDCPGEEARTPMELYEKLNSQGDTVRSLKAAKAEKAEIDSAIQLLLKLKVDYKQMTGQEYKAGCPPSENSVIPDNETAADGVIDEDNVDPWNVSTTNAKGVDYDKLIVRFGSSKIDKELVDRIEKVSGQKAHRFLRRGIFFSHRDMHQVLDAFEKQKSFYLYTGRGPSSQAMHVGHLIPFIFTKWLQDVFDIPLVIQLTDDEKYLWKDLTLEDCHRFAVENAKDIIACGFDVNKTFIFSDLDYMGASPEFYRNVVKIQKHVTFNQVKGIFGFTDSDCIGKISFPAIQAAPSFSSSFSQIFGGRKDVQCLIPCAIDQDPYFRMTRDVAPRIGYPKPALLHSTFFPALQGAQTKMSASDANSSIFLTDTPKQIKSKVNKHAFSGGKDTIEEHRKHGGNADVDVSFMYLTFFLEDDEQLEKIKQDYTSGALLTGELKKTLIETLQPIISQHQERRKQVTDEMVQQFMTPRPLNFKL comes from the exons ATGCCAGACTGTCCAGGAGAAGAAGCCAGGACTCCAATGGAGCTGTACGAGAAGCTGAATTCACAAGGAGATACAGTCAGGTCCTTGAAAGCAGCTAAAGCAGAGAAA GCTGAAATTGACTCTGCTATCCAGCTACTCCTAAAGTTGAAAGTGGACTACAAACAGATGACGGGTCAGGAATATAAAGCTGGATGTCCGCCTTCAGAAAACTCTGTTATCCCAGACAACGAGACAGCAGCAGATGGCGTTATTGATGAGGACAATGTTGACCCCTGGAATGTTTCGACCACCAATGCCAAAGGAGTAGATTACGACAAGCTTATAG TGAGGTTTGGCAGCAGTAAAATTGACAAGGAGCTGGTGGACAGAATAGAAAAAGTCTCAGGACAGAAAGCTCATCGCTTTCTACGAAGAGGAATCTTCTTCTCACACAG AGATATGCATCAAGTACTGGATGCATTTGAGAAGCAGAAGTCCTTCTACCTTTACACTGGCAGAGGTCCATCCTCACAAGCCATGCACGTTGGACACCTCATCCCCTTTATCTTCACCAA ATGGCTTCAAGATGTGTTTGATATCCCCCTGGTGATCCAGTTGACTGATGATGAGAAGTATCTCTGGAAGGATCTGACGCTAGAGGATTGCCACCGCTTTGCTGTTGAAAATGCCAAGGACATCATCGCCTGTGGTTTTGATGTCAACAAGACCTTCATCTTCTCTGACCTCGACTACATGGG TGCATCACCTGAATTCTACAGAAATGTGGTGAAAATCCAGAAGCATGTGACGTTCAATCAGGTTAAGGGGATCTTTGGTTTTACAGACAGTGACTGCATCG GAAAGATCAGCTTCCCAGCCATCCAGGCAGCCCCATCCTTCAGTAGCTCTTTCTCACAAATATTTGGAGGCAGAAAAGATGTGCAGTGTCTCATCCCTTGTGCCATAGACCAG GACCCCTACTTTAGGATGACGCGTGACGTGGCCCCAAGGATCGGCTATCCCAAACCAGCTCTGCTGCACTCCACCTTCTTCCCCGCCCTGCAGGGGGCGCAGACCAAAATGAGCGCTAGTGACGCCAACTCCTCGATTTTCCTCACCGACACGCCCAAACAGATCAAGAGCAAG GTCAACAAACATGCCTTTTCTGGAGGAAAAGACACGATAGAAGAACACAGGAAGCACGGCGGGAACGCAGACGTAGACGTCTCATTCATGTATTTGACCTTCTTCCTGGAGGATGACGAACAACTGGAAAAAATCAAGCAG GACTACACAAGTGGAGCCCTCCTAACAGGAGAACTTAAGAAGACTTTAATAGAAACTCTGCAGCCGATTATTTCCCAGCATCAGGAGAGACGCAAACAAGTCACAGACGAGATGGTGCAGCAGTTTATGACACCCAGGCCTTTAAATTTTAAACTGTAG
- the LOC133462786 gene encoding mitochondrial basic amino acids transporter isoform X2, whose product MLGLYKGIGSPMMGLTFINAIVFGVQGNAMRALGRDTPLNQFLAGASAGTIQCVICCPMELAKTRMQMQGTGEKKSKRKLYKNSLDCLVRIYRKEGFKGINRGMVTTLVRETPGFGVYFLAYDTFTRSLGCEPDDPYMIPKLLVAGGMSGIASWLSTYPVDVIKSRLQADGVGGVNKYNGIMDCIRQSLKKEGWRVFTRGLTSTLLRAFPVNATTFATVTLFLMYMREGEECPIQNSEPQSVQLQSLQQQAQPTSM is encoded by the coding sequence ATGTTGGGTCTGTACAAAGGCATCGGTTCTCCAATGATGGGGCTGACCTTCATCAATGCCATAGTCTTTGGTGTCCAAGGCAACGCCATGCGGGCACTTGGCCGTGACACGCCTCTCAACCAGTTCCTGGCTGGAGCCTCTGCTGGAACCATCCAGTGTGTCATTTGCTGCCCAATGGAACTGGCCAAGACGCGTATGCAGATGCAAGGGACTGGAGAAAAGAAATCCAAGAGGAAGCTGTACAAAAACTCGCTGGATTGTCTGGTGAGAATCTACAGGAAAGAGGGATTCAAAGGCATCAACCGTGGCATGGTGACCACCCTGGTGCGCGAGACACCTGGCTTTGGCGTGTATTTCCTGGCATACGACACATTTACACGTTCGCTGGGCTGCGAGCCAGATGATCCCTACATGATCCCAAAGCTTTTGGTCGCAGGTGGAATGTCTGGCATCGCCTCCTGGCTCTCCACGTACCCCGTGGATGTGATCAAGTCGCGTCTGCAAGCAGACGGAGTGGGTGGCGTTAACAAGTATAACGGCATCATGGACTGCATCAGGCAGAGTTTAAAGAAGGAGGGCTGGAGAGTTTTCACCCGTGGTCTGACGTCCACTTTGCTGCGTGCTTTTCCAGTGAACGCCACTACATTTGCCACTgtgactttgtttttaatgtacatGCGAGAAGGAGAAGAATGCCCCATTCAAAACTCTGAGCCACAGTCTGtccagctgcagtctctgcagcAACAGGCACAGCCAACCAGCATGTGA
- the LOC133462786 gene encoding mitochondrial basic amino acids transporter isoform X1: protein MALDFAAGCIGGAAGVLVGHPFDTVKVRLQVQNVDKPLYRGTFHCFQSIVRQESMLGLYKGIGSPMMGLTFINAIVFGVQGNAMRALGRDTPLNQFLAGASAGTIQCVICCPMELAKTRMQMQGTGEKKSKRKLYKNSLDCLVRIYRKEGFKGINRGMVTTLVRETPGFGVYFLAYDTFTRSLGCEPDDPYMIPKLLVAGGMSGIASWLSTYPVDVIKSRLQADGVGGVNKYNGIMDCIRQSLKKEGWRVFTRGLTSTLLRAFPVNATTFATVTLFLMYMREGEECPIQNSEPQSVQLQSLQQQAQPTSM, encoded by the exons ATGGCATTGGACTTCGCTGCTGGGTGTATAGGAG gtgcTGCTGGTGTGTTAGTTGGACATCCATTTGACACTGTTAAG GTGCGACTTCAGGTTCAAAATGTGGACAAACCTCTTTACCGGGGGACATTTCACTGCTTCCAATCAATCGTACGGCAGGAGTCG ATGTTGGGTCTGTACAAAGGCATCGGTTCTCCAATGATGGGGCTGACCTTCATCAATGCCATAGTCTTTGGTGTCCAAGGCAACGCCATGCGGGCACTTGGCCGTGACACGCCTCTCAACCAGTTCCTGGCTGGAGCCTCTGCTGGAACCATCCAGTGTGTCATTTGCTGCCCAATGGAACTGGCCAAGACGCGTATGCAGATGCAAGGGACTGGAGAAAAGAAATCCAAGAGGAAGCTGTACAAAAACTCGCTGGATTGTCTGGTGAGAATCTACAGGAAAGAGGGATTCAAAGGCATCAACCGTGGCATGGTGACCACCCTGGTGCGCGAGACACCTGGCTTTGGCGTGTATTTCCTGGCATACGACACATTTACACGTTCGCTGGGCTGCGAGCCAGATGATCCCTACATGATCCCAAAGCTTTTGGTCGCAGGTGGAATGTCTGGCATCGCCTCCTGGCTCTCCACGTACCCCGTGGATGTGATCAAGTCGCGTCTGCAAGCAGACGGAGTGGGTGGCGTTAACAAGTATAACGGCATCATGGACTGCATCAGGCAGAGTTTAAAGAAGGAGGGCTGGAGAGTTTTCACCCGTGGTCTGACGTCCACTTTGCTGCGTGCTTTTCCAGTGAACGCCACTACATTTGCCACTgtgactttgtttttaatgtacatGCGAGAAGGAGAAGAATGCCCCATTCAAAACTCTGAGCCACAGTCTGtccagctgcagtctctgcagcAACAGGCACAGCCAACCAGCATGTGA